A single region of the Sphaeramia orbicularis chromosome 6, fSphaOr1.1, whole genome shotgun sequence genome encodes:
- the psma1 gene encoding proteasome subunit alpha type-1, with amino-acid sequence MFRNQYDNDVTVWSPQGRIHQIEYAMEAVKQGSATVGLKSRTHAVLVALKRAQSELAAHQKKILHVDNHVGISIAGLTADARLLCNFMRQECLDSRFVFDRPLPTSRLVSLVGSKTQIPTQRYGRRPYGVGLLIAGYDDMGPHIFQTCPSANYFDCKAMSIGARSQSARTYLERLMDKFNDCNLNDLVQHGLRALRETLPTEQDLTTKNVSIGIVGKDMEFTIYDDDDVAPFLEGLEERPQRKVAQPADEAAPADAPDEPMEH; translated from the exons ATG TTCCGTAACCAGTATGACAACGATGTGACGGTGTGGAGTCCACAG GGTCGGATCCACCAGATCGAATATGCCATGGAGGCCGTGAAGCAGGGGTCAGCCACCGTTGGACTAAAATCCAGAACCCATGCTGTCCTGGTGGCATTAAAG agggCTCAGTCTGAACTGGCTGCTCATCAGAAGAAGATCCTCCATGTGGACAACCATGTGGGCATCTCCATCGCTGGACTGACCGCAGACGCCCGGCTGCTGTG TAACTTCATGCGTCAGGAATGTCTGGACTCCAGGTTCGTCTTCGACCGACCTCTTCCAACGTCACGTCTTGTCTCTCTGGTTGGCAGCA AAACCCAAATCCCAACACAGCGCTACGGCAGAAGGCCGTATGGCGTCGGACTGCTCATCGCAGGATATGAT GACATGGGCCCTCACATCTTCCAGACGTGTCCATCTGCAAACTACTTTGACTGTAAAGCCATGTCGATTGGAGCGCGCTCCCAGTCGGCACGTACCTACCTGGAGAGGCTCATGGACAAGTTCAACGACT GTAACCTGAATGACCTGGTCCAACATGGACTCCGAGCCCTGAGAGAGACCTTGCCCACCGAGCAGGACCTCACCACCAAG AACGTTTCCATCGGCATCGTGGGTAAAGACATGGAGTTCACCAtctatgatgatgatgacgtGGCTCCATTCCTGGAGGGTTTAGAGGAGAGACCGCAGAGGAAG GTGGCCCAGCCAGCAGATGAAGCGGCCCCTGCTGATGCCCCTGATGAGCCCATGGAGCACTGA